A DNA window from Pseudomonas tohonis contains the following coding sequences:
- the elbB gene encoding isoprenoid biosynthesis glyoxalase ElbB — MNKKVAVILSGCGVYDGAEIHESVITLLRLDQRGALAQCFAPNIAQHHVINHLTGEEMPESRNVLTESARIARGAVKDVRELKAEDYDALIIPGGFGAAKNLSDFALSGADCSVQPDVLAAAQGFAEAGKPVGLICIAPAMAAKIYGAGVTCTIGADADTAGALEKMGAEHVECVVSEIVEDKARKLVTTPAYMLAQSISEAASGIYKLVDRVLELTHADH, encoded by the coding sequence ATGAACAAGAAAGTTGCTGTGATTCTTTCCGGCTGCGGCGTGTACGACGGCGCGGAGATCCACGAAAGCGTGATCACCCTGCTGCGCCTGGACCAACGCGGCGCGCTGGCGCAGTGCTTCGCACCCAACATCGCCCAGCACCACGTGATCAACCACCTCACCGGCGAGGAGATGCCCGAGAGCCGCAACGTGCTCACCGAGTCCGCGCGCATCGCCCGTGGCGCGGTGAAGGACGTCCGTGAACTCAAGGCCGAGGACTACGACGCCCTGATCATTCCCGGCGGCTTCGGCGCGGCGAAGAACCTCTCCGACTTCGCCCTCAGCGGCGCCGATTGCAGCGTGCAGCCCGACGTCCTGGCCGCCGCCCAGGGCTTCGCCGAGGCCGGCAAGCCGGTGGGGCTGATCTGCATCGCCCCGGCCATGGCCGCGAAGATCTACGGCGCAGGCGTCACCTGCACCATCGGCGCCGATGCCGACACCGCCGGTGCGCTGGAGAAGATGGGCGCCGAGCACGTCGAATGCGTGGTCAGCGAGATAGTCGAGGACAAGGCACGCAAACTGGTCACCACCCCCGCCTACATGCTCGCCCAGTCCATCAGCGAAGCCGCCTCGGGCATCTACAAGCTGGTCGACCGCGTGCTCGAACTGACCCACGCCGACCACTGA
- a CDS encoding YcfL family protein, producing the protein MRNLLVAGLALALLAGCSGRETASSKVAPMGDVEDIEVDTMRVARENGFLTVKVKLTNTSSHNRTLYYRFAWLDSDGFPVADEESWKALPIYGTQTTVLPAIAPVPKATDFRLEMNTPD; encoded by the coding sequence ATGCGCAATCTGCTCGTCGCCGGGCTCGCCCTGGCCCTGCTGGCCGGCTGCTCCGGCCGCGAAACCGCCTCCAGCAAGGTGGCGCCCATGGGCGATGTCGAAGACATCGAAGTGGACACCATGCGGGTGGCCCGCGAGAACGGCTTCCTCACCGTCAAGGTGAAGCTGACCAATACCTCCAGCCACAACCGCACCCTCTACTACCGCTTCGCCTGGCTCGACAGCGACGGCTTCCCCGTCGCCGACGAGGAGAGCTGGAAGGCCTTGCCGATCTACGGCACCCAGACCACCGTCCTGCCGGCCATTGCCCCCGTACCCAAGGCGACCGACTTCCGCCTTGAAATGAACACCCCCGACTGA
- a CDS encoding COG3014 family protein, with protein MASRALTALAACFALQLAGCSVLRSYESELTTTSQHLARGEVDAALGTLEANNSGEDKDLLYYFEKGELLRARGDLAGSQAAWRQADRIVFQWEEAMKADPSRYLGQAGAFLANDRVRRYEGYDYEKVMLTTQMALNDLAVSDFDAARTEIRKTHEREALIAELRDRQYLDSEEEAERQGISTRFEDLRGYPVASLDAPDVVNLKNSYQSAFSHYLAGFVYEALGERGLAAPGYRQAAELRPGTPLLEQALLDLDATPAADAGSDVLLVLQSGLAPARDSLRIPLPVPLDSGMIISTVSFPLLRDDTSTPAPGFVEVDGTPTALTELSSVRAMSHRALRDDMPGIILRTTVRAVTRGALQKQLNDNGNALASLAVGIMSVASEGADERTWRTLPGSIGVARLRLAMGEHRLALSTAHGVREFTLKIDRPHQVVPLRLVAGQVYAQGAVTPTTPGVRAVASNQTP; from the coding sequence ATGGCATCCCGCGCCCTCACCGCCCTGGCGGCCTGCTTCGCCCTGCAGCTTGCCGGCTGCTCGGTCCTGCGCAGCTACGAAAGCGAACTCACCACCACCAGCCAGCACCTCGCCCGTGGCGAAGTGGACGCCGCCCTCGGCACGCTGGAAGCCAACAACAGCGGCGAGGACAAGGACCTCCTCTACTACTTCGAAAAGGGCGAGCTGCTGCGTGCACGTGGCGACCTCGCCGGCAGCCAGGCCGCCTGGCGCCAGGCCGACCGCATCGTCTTCCAGTGGGAAGAGGCGATGAAGGCCGACCCTTCGCGCTACCTGGGGCAGGCCGGCGCCTTCCTCGCCAACGACCGGGTGCGTCGCTACGAGGGCTACGACTACGAGAAGGTCATGCTCACCACGCAGATGGCCCTCAACGACCTGGCCGTCAGCGACTTCGACGCCGCCCGTACCGAGATCCGCAAGACCCACGAACGCGAAGCACTGATCGCCGAGCTGCGCGACCGGCAGTACCTCGACAGCGAGGAAGAGGCCGAGCGCCAGGGCATCAGCACCCGCTTCGAAGACCTGCGCGGCTACCCGGTGGCCTCGCTCGACGCACCCGACGTGGTCAACCTGAAGAACAGCTACCAGAGCGCCTTCAGCCACTACCTCGCCGGGTTCGTCTACGAGGCCCTGGGCGAAAGGGGCCTGGCCGCCCCCGGCTATCGCCAGGCGGCCGAACTGCGCCCCGGCACGCCGCTGCTGGAACAGGCCCTCCTGGACCTGGACGCAACGCCTGCGGCGGACGCCGGCAGCGACGTGCTGCTGGTGCTGCAGAGCGGCCTGGCGCCGGCCCGCGACTCGTTGCGCATCCCGCTGCCGGTGCCCCTGGACTCCGGGATGATCATCAGCACCGTGTCCTTCCCGCTGCTGCGCGACGACACCAGCACCCCGGCGCCGGGCTTCGTCGAGGTGGATGGCACGCCCACCGCCCTCACCGAACTCAGCAGCGTGCGCGCCATGTCGCACCGCGCCCTGCGCGACGACATGCCCGGCATCATCTTGCGCACCACCGTGCGCGCGGTGACCCGGGGCGCCCTGCAGAAGCAGCTCAATGACAACGGCAACGCCCTCGCCAGCCTGGCCGTCGGCATCATGTCGGTGGCCAGCGAAGGGGCCGACGAGCGCACCTGGCGCACCCTGCCCGGCAGCATCGGCGTCGCACGGTTGCGCCTGGCCATGGGCGAGCACCGCCTGGCCCTGTCCACCGCCCATGGCGTGCGCGAATTCACCCTGAAGATCGATCGGCCCCACCAGGTGGTCCCGCTGCGCCTGGTGGCCGGCCAGGTCTACGCCCAGGGCGCCGTCACCCCGACCACACCCGGCGTCCGCGCCGTGGCCAGCAACCAGACACCCTGA
- a CDS encoding mechanosensitive ion channel family protein: MEDLVLLTAWSEPLIRAAQVLLILILAWLVQRIVTRGITRLGARYPQLPQELLLPLRGLLRWLILGSAFMLVLERLGVSAEVLWTALTGFTAVAAVAFFAIWSVLSNMFCAVLIFSLGPFRLGDVVEVVESADKPGVKGRVVAINLFYTTLQDLGESADGALVQVPNSLFFQKAVRRWR; the protein is encoded by the coding sequence ATGGAAGACCTGGTGCTGTTGACGGCCTGGAGCGAACCCCTGATCCGGGCGGCGCAGGTGCTGCTCATCCTGATACTCGCCTGGCTCGTGCAGCGCATCGTCACCCGTGGCATCACCCGCCTCGGCGCGCGTTATCCACAGCTGCCCCAGGAGCTCCTGCTGCCCCTGCGCGGCCTGCTGCGCTGGCTGATCCTGGGCAGCGCCTTCATGCTGGTGCTGGAGCGTCTCGGGGTTTCCGCCGAGGTGCTGTGGACGGCGCTGACCGGCTTCACCGCCGTCGCCGCGGTGGCCTTCTTCGCCATCTGGAGCGTGCTCTCGAACATGTTCTGCGCGGTGCTGATCTTCTCCCTCGGCCCGTTCCGCCTGGGCGATGTGGTGGAGGTCGTGGAGAGCGCCGACAAGCCCGGCGTAAAGGGCCGCGTGGTGGCCATCAACCTCTTCTACACCACCCTGCAGGACCTCGGTGAAAGCGCCGACGGCGCCCTGGTGCAGGTGCCCAACAGCCTGTTCTTCCAGAAGGCGGTGCGTCGCTGGCGCTGA
- the lpoB gene encoding penicillin-binding protein activator LpoB has translation MRLVRTTCIAAFALAAAGCANNPSSVLGGGNISYGDSKAVELITNEFGSTDLQMIAESMTRSLAQSGVLQGRPVIQVYDVKNKTSEYIDTREITTSIKTQLLKSGTARFASDNTDMQSQVDQLKLQNQSGLYKNSTIAKTGNMVAAKYRLEGSISSIVKRSSDYKDVFYKFSLQLVDVESGLAEWMDEKEIRKTTER, from the coding sequence ATGCGCCTTGTCCGCACCACCTGCATCGCCGCCTTCGCCCTGGCCGCCGCCGGCTGCGCCAACAACCCCTCGTCGGTACTCGGCGGCGGCAACATCAGCTACGGCGACAGCAAGGCCGTCGAGCTGATCACCAACGAGTTCGGTTCCACCGACCTGCAGATGATCGCCGAGTCCATGACCCGCTCGCTGGCCCAGTCCGGCGTGCTCCAGGGCCGCCCGGTGATCCAGGTCTACGACGTGAAGAACAAGACCAGCGAGTACATCGACACCCGCGAGATCACCACCTCGATCAAGACCCAGCTGCTGAAGTCCGGCACCGCACGCTTCGCCAGCGACAACACCGACATGCAGAGCCAGGTCGACCAGCTGAAGCTGCAGAACCAGAGCGGCCTGTACAAGAACTCCACCATCGCCAAGACCGGCAACATGGTCGCCGCCAAGTACCGCCTGGAGGGCTCCATCAGCTCCATCGTCAAGCGCAGCAGCGACTACAAGGACGTCTTCTACAAGTTCAGCCTGCAGCTCGTCGACGTCGAGAGCGGCCTGGCCGAATGGATGGACGAGAAGGAAATCCGCAAGACCACGGAGCGTTGA
- a CDS encoding dienelactone hydrolase family protein → MRITTRRTFSILLILIATAALLGLYPYRAALLPAADDLVSARERLAPHLSLFTPAGEGPFPTVLVFHGCSGQSPGFVENVKKWLLPQGYALLFVDSLGARGIDDWHPVCDGKLLWGNERALDVYAALDLARSMPRLDHRRMALLGYSHGGWSILDALAYDGGAGHGFPRIGQQALDGVRGVIAFYPYCGFPAHLRQGKGRDLPVLMFLGGKDRITDHLQCLSAIDGLELEQLQLVQYGGADHVFDQRSDLNTYQPRLAEDAHQHAQAFLQENLKAAQ, encoded by the coding sequence ATGCGCATAACCACACGACGCACCTTTTCCATCCTGCTGATCCTGATCGCCACGGCCGCCCTCCTGGGACTCTATCCCTATCGCGCCGCGCTGCTGCCGGCCGCCGACGACCTGGTGTCCGCGCGCGAGCGCCTGGCGCCCCACCTCAGCCTGTTCACCCCGGCAGGCGAAGGCCCCTTTCCCACCGTGCTGGTGTTCCACGGCTGCAGCGGGCAAAGCCCGGGCTTCGTCGAGAACGTGAAGAAATGGCTGCTGCCCCAGGGCTACGCATTGCTCTTCGTCGACAGCCTGGGCGCACGTGGCATCGATGACTGGCATCCGGTCTGCGACGGCAAGCTGCTGTGGGGCAACGAGCGTGCGCTGGACGTCTATGCCGCCCTCGACCTCGCCCGCTCGATGCCCCGCCTGGATCACCGGCGCATGGCCCTGCTCGGCTACTCCCACGGCGGCTGGAGCATCCTCGATGCACTCGCCTACGACGGCGGCGCCGGCCATGGCTTCCCCCGCATCGGCCAGCAGGCGCTGGACGGTGTGCGCGGCGTCATCGCCTTCTACCCTTACTGTGGCTTCCCCGCGCACCTGCGCCAGGGCAAGGGGCGCGACCTGCCGGTGCTGATGTTTCTCGGTGGCAAGGACAGAATCACTGACCACCTTCAGTGTCTATCAGCTATAGACGGGCTCGAACTCGAACAACTGCAACTGGTGCAATACGGCGGGGCCGACCACGTGTTCGACCAGCGCAGCGACCTGAATACCTACCAACCCAGGCTGGCCGAGGATGCCCACCAGCATGCCCAGGCGTTCCTCCAGGAGAACCTGAAGGCGGCCCAGTGA
- a CDS encoding DedA family protein, translated as MMLQQFLQDFGYFALFLGTFFEGETILVLAGFLAFRGYMDINLVVMTAFFGSYAGDQLWYYLGRHKGRQILARRPRWQAMGDKALEHIRRHPDIWVLSFRFVYGLRTVMPVAIGLSGYPPLRYLILNGIGAIVWALALGFAAFHFGAVLEGMLGNLKRYELMVLGVLVVIGGLLWLRRRLRNSREAKANAGEPPKP; from the coding sequence CTGATGCTGCAACAATTCCTCCAGGATTTCGGCTACTTCGCCCTCTTCCTCGGCACCTTCTTCGAGGGCGAGACCATCCTGGTCCTGGCCGGCTTTCTCGCGTTCCGCGGCTACATGGATATCAACCTGGTGGTGATGACGGCGTTCTTCGGCAGCTATGCCGGCGACCAGCTGTGGTACTACCTCGGCCGCCACAAGGGCCGGCAGATCCTCGCCCGGCGCCCGCGCTGGCAGGCGATGGGCGACAAGGCCCTGGAGCACATCCGTCGCCACCCTGACATCTGGGTGCTGAGCTTCCGCTTCGTCTACGGCCTGCGCACCGTGATGCCCGTGGCCATCGGCCTGTCCGGCTACCCGCCGCTGCGCTACCTGATCCTCAACGGCATCGGCGCCATCGTCTGGGCCCTGGCCCTGGGCTTCGCCGCCTTCCACTTCGGCGCCGTGCTCGAAGGCATGCTGGGCAACCTCAAGCGCTACGAGCTGATGGTGCTCGGCGTGCTGGTGGTGATCGGCGGCCTGCTCTGGCTGCGCCGTCGCCTGCGCAACAGCCGCGAAGCCAAGGCGAACGCCGGCGAGCCTCCGAAGCCGTAG
- the hemB gene encoding porphobilinogen synthase, which yields MSFTPANRLFPATRLRRNRRDDFSRRLVRENTLTVDDLILPVFVLDGENRREAVPSMPGVERLSIDLLLEAAAGWVALGIPALALFPVTPLERKSLDGAEAWNPDGIAQRAIRALRERFPELGVISDVALDPFTTHGQDGILDADGYVQNDITVDALVKQALSHAEAGAQVVAPSDMMDGRIQAIREALELADFPNVRIMAYSAKYASAYYGPFRDAVGSAANLGKANKASYQMDPANGDEALHEVAADLAEGADMVMVKPGMPYLDIVWRVKDAFRVPTFAYQVSGEYAMHMAAIQNGWLSEAVILESLTAFKRAGADGILTYFAVRAAEMLKAGA from the coding sequence GTGAGCTTTACCCCCGCCAATCGCCTGTTCCCCGCTACCCGCCTGCGCCGCAATCGCCGTGATGACTTCTCCCGCCGCCTGGTGCGTGAAAACACCCTGACCGTCGACGACCTGATCCTCCCGGTGTTCGTGCTGGACGGCGAGAACCGCCGTGAAGCGGTGCCGTCGATGCCGGGCGTCGAGCGCCTGTCGATCGACCTGCTGCTGGAAGCCGCGGCCGGCTGGGTGGCCCTGGGCATCCCCGCGCTGGCGCTGTTCCCGGTTACGCCGCTGGAGCGCAAGTCGCTCGACGGCGCCGAGGCGTGGAACCCGGACGGCATCGCCCAGCGTGCCATCCGCGCCCTGCGCGAGCGCTTCCCGGAACTGGGCGTGATCAGCGACGTGGCCCTGGACCCCTTCACCACCCATGGCCAGGACGGCATCCTCGACGCCGACGGCTATGTGCAGAACGACATCACCGTGGACGCCCTGGTCAAGCAGGCGCTGTCCCACGCCGAGGCCGGCGCCCAGGTGGTTGCGCCCTCGGACATGATGGACGGCCGCATCCAGGCGATCCGCGAGGCCCTCGAACTGGCCGACTTCCCCAACGTGCGGATCATGGCCTACTCGGCCAAGTACGCCAGCGCCTACTACGGCCCCTTCCGCGATGCGGTGGGTTCGGCCGCCAACCTCGGCAAGGCCAACAAGGCCAGCTACCAGATGGACCCGGCCAACGGCGACGAGGCCCTGCACGAAGTGGCGGCCGACCTCGCCGAAGGCGCCGACATGGTCATGGTCAAGCCGGGCATGCCCTACCTGGACATCGTCTGGCGCGTGAAGGACGCCTTCCGCGTGCCGACCTTCGCCTACCAGGTCAGCGGCGAGTACGCCATGCACATGGCGGCCATCCAGAACGGCTGGCTGAGCGAGGCGGTCATACTCGAATCGCTGACCGCATTCAAACGTGCGGGCGCTGATGGCATCCTTACCTACTTCGCCGTGCGTGCCGCAGAAATGCTCAAGGCGGGAGCCTGA
- a CDS encoding penicillin-binding protein activator LpoB gives MRALIGLFVASLALASHAAPKVAVTDLAFEERVREYIHTVNAQSASQVSGFSGSASSSYSEEEGTYSYIERGELRKFTGDIKGEILKSGTFQLVQGRPYGSDNEGLHDVIGRIAQGQFQGADYVLFGSLSDADFRQDVNAIDNTDTYSTVLGLTLVADFSLIDTRTHEVKAAFTAMGEAQDVKLVKGGDRRVTPNRGRVVREVSKALGEDVARQLQEQLGVGPAAVTDNGRYGALPPDEPAKILH, from the coding sequence ATGCGCGCATTGATCGGCCTGTTCGTCGCCAGCCTGGCACTGGCCAGCCACGCGGCACCCAAGGTGGCGGTGACCGACCTCGCCTTCGAGGAACGCGTCCGCGAGTACATCCACACGGTGAACGCCCAGAGCGCCTCGCAGGTGAGCGGCTTCTCCGGCAGCGCTTCCAGCAGCTACTCGGAAGAGGAAGGCACCTACAGCTACATCGAGCGCGGGGAGCTGCGCAAATTCACCGGCGACATCAAGGGCGAGATCCTCAAGTCCGGCACCTTCCAGCTGGTCCAGGGGCGCCCCTACGGCAGCGACAACGAAGGCCTGCACGACGTGATCGGGCGTATCGCCCAGGGCCAGTTCCAGGGCGCGGACTACGTGCTGTTCGGCTCGCTCTCGGACGCCGACTTCCGCCAGGACGTCAACGCCATCGACAACACCGACACCTACTCCACGGTGCTGGGCCTGACCCTGGTGGCCGATTTCAGCCTCATCGACACCCGCACCCACGAAGTGAAGGCCGCCTTCACCGCGATGGGTGAAGCCCAGGACGTGAAGCTGGTGAAGGGCGGCGACAGGCGCGTCACCCCCAACCGCGGGCGCGTGGTGCGCGAGGTGTCGAAGGCCCTGGGCGAAGACGTCGCCCGGCAGCTGCAGGAGCAGCTCGGCGTGGGCCCGGCGGCAGTGACCGACAACGGGCGCTACGGCGCGCTGCCACCGGACGAACCGGCGAAGATCCTGCATTGA
- a CDS encoding enhanced serine sensitivity protein SseB C-terminal domain-containing protein codes for MPPSNSRDGVYGDSPDLAIAPLRHPPLEQALSAACGELDIHEAFLAALRDPALGPQPRLLLGVSGTDLAGRRRLAALVAELLPDDLELDLIELEDDNLSQALRECCEAFYRR; via the coding sequence ATGCCGCCATCCAACAGCCGGGACGGGGTCTATGGCGACTCGCCGGACCTCGCCATCGCCCCCCTGCGACACCCTCCGCTGGAGCAGGCCCTGAGCGCCGCCTGTGGCGAACTCGACATCCACGAAGCCTTCCTCGCCGCCCTGCGCGACCCCGCGCTCGGCCCGCAGCCGCGCCTGCTGCTGGGCGTTTCCGGCACCGACCTGGCCGGGCGCCGCCGCCTTGCCGCGCTGGTGGCCGAGTTGCTGCCCGACGACCTCGAGCTCGACCTCATCGAGCTGGAGGACGACAACCTGTCCCAGGCCCTGCGCGAATGCTGCGAGGCGTTCTACCGGCGCTGA
- a CDS encoding YaiI/YqxD family protein, with amino-acid sequence MRVWIDADACPRAAKDQVIKFALKRKFEVVLVAGQSQVKPAFACVRLVVVPSGPDAADDHLVEQAEPGDLVICSDVPLADRLVKKGIAALDPRGREFDERNMGERLAVRNLFTDLRDQGQMGGGQAAYSDKDRQAFSNSLDRLLTRLARG; translated from the coding sequence ATGCGTGTGTGGATCGACGCCGACGCCTGCCCCCGTGCCGCCAAGGATCAGGTCATCAAGTTCGCCCTCAAGCGCAAGTTCGAGGTGGTGCTGGTGGCCGGGCAGAGCCAGGTGAAGCCGGCCTTCGCCTGCGTGCGCCTGGTGGTGGTGCCGAGCGGGCCGGATGCGGCGGACGATCACCTGGTGGAGCAGGCCGAGCCGGGCGACCTGGTGATCTGCAGCGACGTGCCGCTGGCCGACCGGCTGGTGAAGAAGGGCATCGCCGCGCTGGACCCGCGTGGCCGCGAATTCGACGAGCGCAACATGGGTGAGCGCCTGGCGGTGCGCAACCTGTTCACCGACCTGCGCGACCAGGGGCAGATGGGGGGTGGCCAGGCCGCCTACAGCGACAAGGACCGCCAGGCGTTCTCCAACTCGCTGGACCGGCTGCTGACCCGCCTCGCCCGGGGCTGA
- a CDS encoding sterol desaturase family protein, translating to MNYVLYAVPFFFLLIGIELLADRWRGVRTYRTADAINSLSAGVLSTTSGLLTKAVGVLTYTYAWQHLALFELRADSPWVWLFAFVFYDFCYYWNHRLGHERNVLWAAHSVHHQSEEYNLSTALRQTSTGFLFGWIFYLPMAVAGVPPLVFLTVAALNLLYQFWVHTRHVPKLGWFEWFFISPSNHRVHHAQNAVYMDRNYGGVFILWDRLFGTFQEELDEEPVVFGVTTPLASWNPIWANLQFYSVLWQDAVRAGSWWDRLRIWFMRTGWRPADVALKYPQAKPDLSRFSKFEVPLSGGRTLYAALQFVGYVVGGSYLLGAGDGLPLGAVLLGWGWVAFGLFVIGAWLENRPWALRLELARLAANVPVLWLAGVLGMLPASPSAWLVLGVHGLASVLALVALGRREAALAV from the coding sequence ATGAATTACGTCCTCTACGCGGTCCCCTTCTTCTTCCTGCTGATCGGCATCGAGCTGCTCGCCGATCGCTGGCGCGGGGTGCGCACCTACCGCACCGCCGATGCCATCAACAGCCTCAGCGCCGGGGTGCTGTCCACCACCAGCGGGCTGCTGACCAAGGCGGTGGGGGTGCTCACCTACACCTATGCCTGGCAGCACCTGGCACTGTTCGAGTTGCGCGCGGACAGCCCCTGGGTCTGGCTGTTCGCCTTCGTCTTCTACGACTTCTGCTACTACTGGAACCACCGCCTGGGCCACGAGCGCAACGTGCTCTGGGCCGCGCACTCGGTGCACCACCAGAGCGAGGAGTACAACCTCTCGACGGCGCTGCGCCAGACCAGTACCGGCTTCCTCTTCGGCTGGATCTTCTACCTGCCGATGGCGGTGGCCGGCGTGCCGCCGCTGGTGTTCCTGACGGTGGCCGCGCTCAACCTGCTCTACCAGTTCTGGGTGCACACGCGCCATGTGCCGAAGCTCGGCTGGTTCGAATGGTTCTTCATCAGCCCCTCGAACCACCGCGTCCACCATGCGCAGAACGCGGTCTACATGGACCGCAACTACGGGGGCGTCTTCATTCTCTGGGATCGCCTGTTCGGCACCTTCCAGGAGGAGCTGGACGAGGAACCGGTGGTGTTCGGCGTGACCACCCCCCTGGCCAGCTGGAACCCGATCTGGGCCAACCTGCAGTTCTACTCGGTGCTGTGGCAGGACGCGGTGCGCGCCGGGTCCTGGTGGGATCGCTTGCGCATCTGGTTCATGCGCACCGGCTGGCGACCTGCGGATGTGGCGCTCAAGTACCCGCAGGCCAAGCCGGACCTGAGCCGTTTCAGCAAGTTCGAGGTGCCGCTGTCGGGCGGCCGCACCCTGTATGCAGCGCTGCAGTTCGTCGGTTACGTGGTGGGTGGCAGCTACCTGCTGGGGGCGGGCGACGGCCTGCCTCTGGGCGCCGTGCTGCTGGGCTGGGGCTGGGTGGCGTTCGGCCTGTTCGTCATCGGCGCGTGGCTGGAAAACCGGCCCTGGGCATTGCGCCTGGAGCTGGCGCGGCTGGCGGCGAACGTGCCGGTGCTATGGCTGGCGGGGGTGCTTGGCATGCTGCCGGCCAGCCCGTCGGCCTGGCTGGTGCTGGGGGTGCACGGCCTGGCCAGCGTGCTGGCGCTGGTTGCGCTGGGGCGGCGCGAGGCGGCGCTGGCGGTCTGA
- a CDS encoding thioesterase family protein, translating into MSDNDFVLTPELQQAVRRFFERIPFNQVLGIQLGELSQEQVTMHLPMKDELIGNFVHGILHGGVISSLLDVTGGAMALIGAFERHRGLSTAERMERLSKLGTIDLRIDYLRPGRGRAFTATAVLLRSGNKVAVVRSELHADDGTLVAVGTGTYLCG; encoded by the coding sequence ATGAGCGACAACGACTTCGTCCTGACCCCGGAACTGCAACAGGCGGTCCGGCGCTTCTTCGAACGCATCCCCTTCAACCAGGTACTCGGCATCCAGCTCGGCGAGCTGTCGCAGGAGCAGGTGACCATGCACCTGCCGATGAAGGACGAACTGATCGGCAACTTCGTCCACGGCATCCTCCATGGCGGGGTGATCTCCTCGCTGCTGGACGTCACCGGCGGCGCCATGGCGCTGATCGGCGCCTTCGAACGCCACCGGGGCCTGTCCACCGCCGAACGCATGGAGCGGCTGTCCAAGCTCGGCACCATCGACCTGCGTATCGACTACCTGCGCCCGGGGCGCGGCCGCGCCTTCACCGCCACGGCGGTGCTGTTGCGCTCGGGCAACAAGGTCGCGGTGGTGCGCTCGGAACTGCACGCCGACGACGGCACCCTGGTGGCCGTCGGCACCGGCACCTACCTCTGCGGCTGA
- the rhtB gene encoding homoserine/homoserine lactone efflux protein, with protein MAMHTWLAFLVACWVISLSPGAGAIASMSSGLQYGFLRGYWNAIGLQLGLALQIAIVAAGVGAILATSAMAFSAIKWFGVVYLVYLAVRQWRALPSDLSADSAERPLGRPLTMVLRGFLVNVSNPKAIVFMLAVLPQFIDPHAPLVQQYLVMGATMITVDLIVMAGYTGLAAKVLRVLRSPRQQRSMNRGFAVLFVGAAALLATVRRVPA; from the coding sequence ATGGCCATGCACACCTGGCTCGCTTTTTTGGTCGCCTGCTGGGTGATCAGCCTCTCGCCCGGCGCGGGCGCCATCGCCTCCATGTCCTCCGGGCTGCAATACGGGTTCCTGCGCGGCTACTGGAACGCCATCGGCCTGCAGCTGGGCCTGGCCCTGCAGATCGCCATCGTCGCCGCCGGTGTCGGCGCCATCCTCGCCACCTCGGCCATGGCCTTCAGCGCGATCAAGTGGTTCGGCGTCGTGTACCTCGTCTACCTGGCCGTCCGCCAATGGCGCGCGCTGCCCAGCGACCTGTCCGCCGACTCTGCCGAGCGTCCCCTTGGCCGGCCGCTGACCATGGTGCTGCGCGGCTTCCTGGTGAACGTCAGCAACCCCAAGGCGATCGTCTTCATGCTCGCGGTGCTGCCGCAGTTCATCGACCCCCATGCGCCGCTGGTGCAGCAGTACCTGGTGATGGGCGCGACCATGATCACCGTCGACCTGATCGTCATGGCCGGCTACACCGGGCTGGCCGCCAAGGTCCTGCGCGTACTGCGCTCGCCGCGCCAGCAGCGTTCCATGAACCGCGGCTTCGCCGTGCTCTTCGTCGGCGCCGCCGCGCTGCTGGCCACCGTGCGTCGCGTCCCGGCGTGA